The Streptomyces sp. NBC_00569 genomic sequence ATCCTCACCACCGGCGGCACCGGCATCTCGCCCACCGACCGGACCCCCGAGGCCACCCGCAGCGTGCTCGACCACGAGGTGCCCGGCATCCCCGAGGCCATCCGCGCGTTCGGACGCGAGAAGGTGCCCACGGCCGCGCTCTCCCGGGGCCTCGCCGGCGTCGCGGGACGCACCCTGATCGTGAACCTGCCCGGGTCGTCCGGCGGCGTCAAGGACGGCCTCGCCGTGCTCGGCCCCCTGCTGACTCACGCCGTCGACCAGCTGCGCGGCGGCGACCACCCCAGACCTGACGGCGGTGCGAGCTGAACAGCCCATCCTGGCCGGTCGAGCTGACGGACGGTGACGTCTGCCTGCGCCCGATAAAACTGCGCGACCAACGGGCCTGGCGCGAGGTCAACCGCCGCAACCGCGACTGGCTGCGCCCCTGGGAAGCGACCATCCCGCCGCCCACGCCCAGCGGCCCCGTCGCCCACCGTCCGACCTACCGTCAGATGGTCCGCCATCTGCGCGCCGAGGCGAGCGCGGGGCGCATGCTGCCCTTCGTCATCGAGTACCAGGGGCGCCTGGTCGGGCAGTTGACGGTGGCGGGGATCACCTGGGGCTCGATGTGTTCGGGGCATGTCGGCTACTGGGTCGACGAGTCGGTGGCCGGGCGCGGCGTGATGCCGACGGCGGTGGCGCTCGCGGTCGACCACTGCTTCCGCACGGTGGGCCTGCACCGCATCGAGGTCTGTATTCGCCCGGAGAACGTGCCGAGCCGCCGGGTCGTCGAAAAACTCGGATTCCGCGAGGAAGGGCTGCGACCCCGCTATCTCCACATCGACGGCGGGTGGCGCGACCATCTCGTCTTCGCGCTCACCGCGGAGGAGGTCCCGGAAGGCCTCCTGAGCCGCTGGCGTCGCAAGCGTGGTGGCAACGCCGCTGGTCCGGGTGGTCCGAACACCGCGGGGCAGCCCGGCACATCGCCAAAATGAAATAAGTGTTCGAAATTGATCGGGGATCGTCCGCCGCAGGCATTAAATTCGCTCGACGGGCGGCGCGTTGATGCCTCAGTCGGAAAAAAAGCTCGAAATATCAGCCAGATCGTGCGACACACCGGCGCAATTGGCGGATGCCCCCATGCAAACCCCTCTACCGTGTGAGGCGTGAGCAGCAGCGGCCTCATCTACGCAGTCATCGTCGGGGCCTGGGCCGCCTACTTGGTGCCGATGTGGCTCCGTAGGCAGGACGAGCTGAACGAGGCCCGTCCGACGGAACGCTTCAGCACCGCCATCCGGCTGCTGTCCGGACGGGCGGGCATGGAGCGCCGATACGCCAAGGACCTGCAGACGCGCTCGCCCGAAGGGGAGGAGCAGCGCAGCGACCCGGACGACGTCACCGACTCGGTGGACGTCCGGGCCTTCGCCGCGCCTCCGGTCCGCGGGGAGCGCAGGAACGAGAACCGGGACGCCCGACACGAGCGGCACCCCGGATCCGAACCCCGCCCCGAGTCCCGGCCCCAGCCCAGGACCTCGCCCGCCCGGCAGGCACCCGACCGCCAGGTCTCCGCCCGGGCTCCCCACGACCAGCAGGCGCACGACCGGCCGAACCACGACCGGCCCGCCAACGACCCGCACACGAACGGCAGGTCGGCAACCGGACGCCCGGGCCCCGACCGGCAGTCGTCGGACCGCCAGTCGTCGGACCGCCAGCCGTCCGACCGCCAGCCGTCCGACCGGTCCGCGTCCGACCGGTCCACGGCCGAGCGGCAGGCCGCCTCGGCGGACGCCGCCGCCCGTGCCCGCCGCTCCAAGGTGCTCGCGCGCAGGCGCCGTACGACCGTCATGCTCTTCCTCGCCTTCACGGCCGGCGCGGTCGTCGCCGCCGTCGGCGGGCTCGCGTTCCTGTGGGCACCCGCCGTGCCCGCGGTGCTGCTCAGCTCGTACATCTTCTATCTGCGGGCCCAGGAGCGGCGGCGCTTCGCGTACACGATGGACCGGCGCCAGGCCGAGGTCGCGGCGCAGCGGCTGCGCGAACGGCAGCCTCGCAGGCGCCAGCCCGCCGCGGGCCGGGCCGCCGCGGAGGAGGCCGAAGAGGGGCCTGCGCCAGAGGTGGAGACCGACCCCGGTCTCGAGGCGCTCGCGGCCGACCGGCGCGCGCTCGTCGAGCAGACCGACCACGCCGAGTGGGTCGACCAGCAGCGCGAGCGGCAGCGCGGCCCCGGCCGCGGCGACAGCTGGGACCCGGTCCCGGTGCCCCTGCCGACCTATGTGACCGCCCCGGTCGCCCCGCGTGCCACGGGCAGCGTCGACCTCGGCGACCCCGACGCGTGGAGCTCGGCCCGCTCCAGCACGGCGGGCGCGGCGCAGCAGGAGCCGGACGGGCGTACCGGCGAGGAGCCGGCGGCGGTGTCCGAGGAGTGCGACGGCGCGGACGAGATCGGGGACGAGCGCTGTGACGCGCGCCGGGCCGCCTCCGCGCGCCGCTCGCGCGAGCGGGGCCGCACCCCGCTCTTCGATCAGTACGACGACGGCGGCCGCCCCCGCGCGGCCAACGAGTGAGACCCGTCCGGGGCCACCGTGGCTGACCAGCCAGGAACGGATTTCCGAGCACCCCGATCGGGATGCTAGAGTTTCACTCGTTGCAAGGGCCTGTGGCGCAGTCTGGTAGCGCACCTCGTTCGCATCGAGGGGGTCTGGGGTTCAAATCCCCACAGGTCCACCGCAATTAAGAGCCCCACCGGATTCGTCCGGTGGGGCTCTTGCCTTGCCTGCTCGCTTCCTCCCCCGTGGCGCCCTTTCCGCGATGTTGCGCGCGTCACAGCGCCTTGGCGAAGCAGCGGCTCAGTTCCTCGAAGCGGTAGTGGCCGAACTTGCTGCAGGGCGTGTAGCCGCTCGACGCGTAGAGAGCGATGGCCTCCGGCTGCTTGAGGCCGGTCTCCAGGACCATGCGGGAACGGCCGGCGGCGCGGGCGTCGTCCTCCAGGGCCGCCAGTATGCGCCGGGCCAGACCCAGCCCCCGGGCCTCAGGTGTGACGTACATCCTCTTCAGCTCGGCGTCGCCGTCCGAATATCCCTCGTCGTTCTGCTCCTGGGTCCGCCAGCCGCCGGTGGCGAGCGGGGTGCCCCCGTCGTCGTACGCGATGAGGTAGAGGCCGCGTGGGGCGTCGAACATCGTCGGGTCGAGCGGGGTGACGTCGCCGTCGTCGCCGTAGCGCTCGGCGTATTCGAGCTGGACGCGGTCGTTCAGCTTGATCGCGTCGGGGTGTCCGAAGGAGACGCGCTGGAGGGTGGGCGCCATGGGCTGAATAGTCATGCTTAGTATCGTATCTCTATGCTGGCGAATGCGGCTGTCCGTTCAAGTGTGCCGGTATGGTGCCCCGGTGCTGACTGTGACGAGTGCCAACGTGAACGGGCTTCGAGCCGCCGCCAAGAAGGGCTTCGTGGAGTGGCTGGCCGGGACCTCCGCGGATGTCCTGTGCCTCCAGGAGGTGCGGGCGGAGCCGCAGCAGCTGCCCGACGAGGTGCGCGAGCCCGAGGGGTGGCACGTCGTGCACGCCCCCGCCGGCGCGAAGGGGCGGGCCGGTGTGTCGCTCTACACGCGCCGTGAGCCGGACCGCGTACAGATCGGCTTCGGGTCCGAGGAGTTCGACGGGAGCGGGCGGTACGTGGAGGTGGACCTCCCCGGTGTCGTCGTCGCCAGCCTCTATCTGCCCTCCGGCGAGGTCGGGACCGAGCGTCAGGACGAGAAGATCCGCTTCATGGGCGAGTTCCTGGCCTATCTGAAGGGCCTGCGGGAGCGGGCCGCCGCCGAGGGCCGTGAGGTGCTCGTGTGCGGCGACTGGAACATCGCCCACCACGAGGCCGACCTCAAGAACTGGAAGTCCAACAAGAAGAACTCCGGGTTCCTCCCCGAGGAGCGCGACTGGCTCGGACAGGTCCTCGACGCGACCGACGGCGGCTACGTCGACGTGGTGCGCTCCCTGCACCCCGACGAGGAGGGGCCGTACTCGTGGTGGTCGTATCGGGGGCGGGCCTTCGACAACGATGCTGGGTGGAGGATCGACTACCACGTGTCGACGCCCGGGCTCGCCGGTCGTGCGGTCAAGGGGTTCGTCGAGCGGGCCGCCACGCATGACGAGCGGTGGTCGGACCACGCGCCGGTGACCGTCGTCTACGAGTAGGCCCTCGAGGCGCGAGCAGTCCCCTGGGGTACGAGTAGGCCCTCGGGGTGCGAGTGGTCCCGCGTCACAAAGTCCGGTAGGAGCCTGTCCCCGCGTCCGAGTGGCATGGCAGATTCGGCGCGTGCATGGCAAGTCGTCCGAGTGGTCAACTGGCAATCGTGCGGGGGGACTTCATGTCCGTGCTTCCTTCCAGACGTCGTGTACTGCTCGGGGCTGCCGGGGCCGGGATTGCGGCTGCGGTGGCGCCGGGGGCGGCTCGCGCGGTGGCCCCGGGGGCGCCCGCGGTCATGGTCACCGAGCAGGCGAGCAAGCGGATCCTCGTGCTCGATCCGGGGCGCACCGTCTGGGATCCGGCGGCCGATCCGTCCTGTCTGCGGTGGCAGTTCTCGCCCGTCGGGGACCCGCGCTACCGGGATCTCGTGCCGGACGAGAGCTGGGTGTACCCCGCCGAGGCGAAGGTCCGGGTGCATCGTGGGCGGACGTATCTGCTGACCACCGCGTCCTTCGGGTTCGCGGCCGTCGTCTCGTATCCGTCGGGGCGGCGGTACTGGGGTGCGACGCTCGGGCCCGGCGACGATCTCTTCAACCCGCACAGCATCGAGATCCTGCCGGACGGGAACGTGGCCGTCGCGTGCAGTACGGGGGCGCTCGTCCGGCTCTACGCCGCCTCGCTCGGCCCGCACGCGCAGCGGTTCGCCGAGGTGACGCTGAAGGGTGCGCACGGGCTGCACTGGGACGCCCGGCGTGAGGTGCTGTGGGCGCTGGGCGATGACGAGTTGGTCGCGTACCGGGTGGGTGGCAGCCGGGTGCGGCCCGCGCTGACGCGGCTGTCGTCGCTGGGGCTGCCGGTCGCCAAGCCGGGGAAGTCGCCCGGCGGGCACGACCTGTTCCCGGTGGCGGGGCGCCCGGGGCGGCTGTGGGTGACCACGAGCGCTTCTGTGTTCCAGTACGACATCGCGGGCGGGGTCTTCGTGCAGGACTTCGCCGGTGCGGCCGAGATCGCGCGGCCCGGCGTGAAGGCGATCGGGGACGATCCGCGGACCGGGCAGGCGCTCAGTACGGTGCCGGAGAGCGGCCTGGGTGAGACGTGGTGGACGACGAGGGTGGCGGTGCACCGGCCGCCGGGCTCGTACACCCTCGTCAACGGCGGGATCTACAAAGCGCGTTGGTGGTCGCCGAGGTAGGCGGAGGGGCCGCTCACTCTCCGGGTTTCCTGGCTAGGGCGCGGTCGAGGGCCAGGGACAGTTCCGCCTCGACCACGCTCTTGGCGAGCGGGCGCAGGCGCTGGAGGTCGTGTTCCGTGGCGTGCGAGAGGACCAGGTCGGTGAAGAGTTCGGCCAGGTCCTCCGCGTGGGCGCGGACGCGTTTGGCGGCCGACAGGACGTCGGCGAGCGGGACGCCCTCGCGGACCAGGGCGGCCGAGACGTCGAGCAGGCGCCGGCTGACGTGGACGATCTCCTCGCCGTCGATGCCGACGTAGCCGAGGTCCATCGCGGCTTCGAGGTTCTCCGGGGTGACCTGGCCCGCGAAGTAGTCGGCCAGTTCCTCGGGGGTGAGGCGGACGGGGGTCTCCTCGGACGGTTCGACGAGGCCGAGGAGTTCGCCGACGTCGCGGCCGCGGTCGAAGGCCTCGGAGAGTTCGGCGATGCCGCTGAGGGTGTGGCCGCGTTCCAGGAGTGCGGCGATGGTGCGCAGGCGGGCCAGGTGGCTCTCGTCGTACCAGGCGATGCGGCCCTCGCGGCGCGGGGGCGGGATGAGCTTGCGTTCGCGGTAGAAGCGCAGGGTGCGCACGGTGATGCCGGCCTCCCGCGCGAGCTCCTCCATGCGGAACTCCCGGGTGCCGGTGCCTTTCGCCGCCTCTTTCGCCGCTTCTTCCACGGATGCTTTCGCCGCTTCCTTCGCCACGTGAGAACCCTATGTTGTACCGCCGGTAACTTTCGTGGGCCCGACCCCTACCCATCAGTACGCAGCTGCTCTACTCTCCCCATTGTGCCAGTGTTCACTGGCAGGGTCGTGCGGCTAGGGAGGCGCCGGGATGACTGAGCACGAGCATGAGCACGTACGGGTGGCGGTGATCGGGTCCGGGTTCGGCGGCCTCGGGGCCGCGGTCCGGCTGCGGCGCGAAGGCGTGACCGACTTCGTGGTCCTGGAGCGGGCCGGCGCCGTGGGCGGCACCTGGCGCGACAACAGCTACCCGGGATGCGCGTGCGACGTGCCCTCCCACCTGTACTCCTTCTCCTTCGCTCCCAACGCGGACTGGCCACGCACCTTCTCCGGCCAGGAGCACATCCGGGAATACCTGGAGCGCGTCGCCGACACCTTCCGGCTGCGCCCGCACATCCGCTTCGACCACGAGGTGAAGCAGGCGCGCTGGGACACCGAGAAGCTGTGGTGGGAGGTCGAGACGTCGCAGGGCACGCTCACCGCCGACGTCGTCATCTCGGCGACCGGCCCGCTGTCCGACCCGAAGATGCCGGACATCAAGGGCCTCGACGCCTTCCCCGGCAAGGTCTTCCACTCCGCGCGCTGGGACCACGACTACGACCTGCGCGGCAAGCGCGTCGCCGTGATCGGCACCGGCGCCTCCGCCATCCAGATCGTGCCGGCCATCCAGCGCGACGTGGCGCAGCTGACCCTCTTCCAGCGCACCCCGCCGTGGGTCATGCCGCGCGCCGACCGTGCCATCACCGGCGCCGAGCGCTGGCTGCACCGTCAGCTGCCGTTCACCACGCAGGCCCGCCGCGGTCTGCTGTGGGGCATCCGCGAGCTCCAGGTGCAGGCGTTCACGAAGCGGCCCAACGAGCTGGACCTGGTCGAGCAGCTCGCCAAGCGCAACATCCACCGGTCGATCAAGGACCCGGCCCTGCGCGCCAAGCTCACCCCGGACTACCGCATCGGCTGCAAGCGGATCCTGCTGTCCAACGCCTACTACCCGGCGCTCGCGCAGCCGAATGTCGACGTCGTGGCCTCCGGGCTCAGCGAGATCCGCGGCTCCACGCTGGTCGCCACCGACGGGAGCGAGGTCGAGGTCGACGCGATCGTCTTCAGCACCGGCTTCCACGTCACGGACATGCCGATCGCCGACCGGGTCGTGGGCGCCGAGGGGCACACGCTCATGGAGTCCTGGAAGGACGGCATGAAGGCGCTGCGCGGCGCGACGGCGGCCGGGTTCCCGAACTTCATGACCGTCATCGGGCCCAACACCGGCCTCGGCAACTCCTCGATGATCCTGATGATCGAGTCCCAGCTGAACTATCTGGCCGACTACGTACGCCAGTTGGACGTCCTCGGCGGTCGCGTCGCCCTCGACCCGCGCGCCTCCGCGGTGAACGCGTGGAACCGCCGTGTGCAGGACCGGATGGAGCGCACGGTGTGGAGCTCCGGCGGCTGCAGCAGCTGGTACCTCGACGAGAGCGGCGTGAACACCACGCTGTGGCCGGGCACGACGACGGAGTTCCGGTCCGCCACGCGCCGGGTCGACCTCGGCGAGTACGAGGTGGTCAGGGCGCCGGCGGCGAAACCGGCCGCGGCACCCGCGGCACGTACGAAGAAGGGTCGGGGCGGCAAGGTGGAGGCGGGAGCGGCATGAGCCGGTTGATGCATGTGGTGAGCGGTCCCTACGCGCCGCCCGCGGCCGCGCGTGAGC encodes the following:
- a CDS encoding MogA/MoaB family molybdenum cofactor biosynthesis protein — protein: MSPYRALVVTASNRAAAGVYADTGGPRIAKGLEAMGFQVDGPRVVPDGDPVAEALRAGVDAGYDVILTTGGTGISPTDRTPEATRSVLDHEVPGIPEAIRAFGREKVPTAALSRGLAGVAGRTLIVNLPGSSGGVKDGLAVLGPLLTHAVDQLRGGDHPRPDGGAS
- a CDS encoding GNAT family N-acetyltransferase, with translation MNSPSWPVELTDGDVCLRPIKLRDQRAWREVNRRNRDWLRPWEATIPPPTPSGPVAHRPTYRQMVRHLRAEASAGRMLPFVIEYQGRLVGQLTVAGITWGSMCSGHVGYWVDESVAGRGVMPTAVALAVDHCFRTVGLHRIEVCIRPENVPSRRVVEKLGFREEGLRPRYLHIDGGWRDHLVFALTAEEVPEGLLSRWRRKRGGNAAGPGGPNTAGQPGTSPK
- the sepX gene encoding divisome protein SepX/GlpR, producing MSSSGLIYAVIVGAWAAYLVPMWLRRQDELNEARPTERFSTAIRLLSGRAGMERRYAKDLQTRSPEGEEQRSDPDDVTDSVDVRAFAAPPVRGERRNENRDARHERHPGSEPRPESRPQPRTSPARQAPDRQVSARAPHDQQAHDRPNHDRPANDPHTNGRSATGRPGPDRQSSDRQSSDRQPSDRQPSDRSASDRSTAERQAASADAAARARRSKVLARRRRTTVMLFLAFTAGAVVAAVGGLAFLWAPAVPAVLLSSYIFYLRAQERRRFAYTMDRRQAEVAAQRLRERQPRRRQPAAGRAAAEEAEEGPAPEVETDPGLEALAADRRALVEQTDHAEWVDQQRERQRGPGRGDSWDPVPVPLPTYVTAPVAPRATGSVDLGDPDAWSSARSSTAGAAQQEPDGRTGEEPAAVSEECDGADEIGDERCDARRAASARRSRERGRTPLFDQYDDGGRPRAANE
- a CDS encoding GNAT family N-acetyltransferase; translated protein: MTIQPMAPTLQRVSFGHPDAIKLNDRVQLEYAERYGDDGDVTPLDPTMFDAPRGLYLIAYDDGGTPLATGGWRTQEQNDEGYSDGDAELKRMYVTPEARGLGLARRILAALEDDARAAGRSRMVLETGLKQPEAIALYASSGYTPCSKFGHYRFEELSRCFAKAL
- a CDS encoding exodeoxyribonuclease III, producing MLTVTSANVNGLRAAAKKGFVEWLAGTSADVLCLQEVRAEPQQLPDEVREPEGWHVVHAPAGAKGRAGVSLYTRREPDRVQIGFGSEEFDGSGRYVEVDLPGVVVASLYLPSGEVGTERQDEKIRFMGEFLAYLKGLRERAAAEGREVLVCGDWNIAHHEADLKNWKSNKKNSGFLPEERDWLGQVLDATDGGYVDVVRSLHPDEEGPYSWWSYRGRAFDNDAGWRIDYHVSTPGLAGRAVKGFVERAATHDERWSDHAPVTVVYE
- a CDS encoding DUF6528 family protein — translated: MVTEQASKRILVLDPGRTVWDPAADPSCLRWQFSPVGDPRYRDLVPDESWVYPAEAKVRVHRGRTYLLTTASFGFAAVVSYPSGRRYWGATLGPGDDLFNPHSIEILPDGNVAVACSTGALVRLYAASLGPHAQRFAEVTLKGAHGLHWDARREVLWALGDDELVAYRVGGSRVRPALTRLSSLGLPVAKPGKSPGGHDLFPVAGRPGRLWVTTSASVFQYDIAGGVFVQDFAGAAEIARPGVKAIGDDPRTGQALSTVPESGLGETWWTTRVAVHRPPGSYTLVNGGIYKARWWSPR
- a CDS encoding MerR family transcriptional regulator, which encodes MEELAREAGITVRTLRFYRERKLIPPPRREGRIAWYDESHLARLRTIAALLERGHTLSGIAELSEAFDRGRDVGELLGLVEPSEETPVRLTPEELADYFAGQVTPENLEAAMDLGYVGIDGEEIVHVSRRLLDVSAALVREGVPLADVLSAAKRVRAHAEDLAELFTDLVLSHATEHDLQRLRPLAKSVVEAELSLALDRALARKPGE
- a CDS encoding flavin-containing monooxygenase gives rise to the protein MTEHEHEHVRVAVIGSGFGGLGAAVRLRREGVTDFVVLERAGAVGGTWRDNSYPGCACDVPSHLYSFSFAPNADWPRTFSGQEHIREYLERVADTFRLRPHIRFDHEVKQARWDTEKLWWEVETSQGTLTADVVISATGPLSDPKMPDIKGLDAFPGKVFHSARWDHDYDLRGKRVAVIGTGASAIQIVPAIQRDVAQLTLFQRTPPWVMPRADRAITGAERWLHRQLPFTTQARRGLLWGIRELQVQAFTKRPNELDLVEQLAKRNIHRSIKDPALRAKLTPDYRIGCKRILLSNAYYPALAQPNVDVVASGLSEIRGSTLVATDGSEVEVDAIVFSTGFHVTDMPIADRVVGAEGHTLMESWKDGMKALRGATAAGFPNFMTVIGPNTGLGNSSMILMIESQLNYLADYVRQLDVLGGRVALDPRASAVNAWNRRVQDRMERTVWSSGGCSSWYLDESGVNTTLWPGTTTEFRSATRRVDLGEYEVVRAPAAKPAAAPAARTKKGRGGKVEAGAA